In Pseudomonas deceptionensis, a single window of DNA contains:
- the aroQ gene encoding type II 3-dehydroquinate dehydratase codes for MATFLVLHGPNLNLLGTREPGVYGATTLAQINQDLEQRARDAGHHLLYLQSNAEYELIDRVHAARNEGVDFILINPAAFTHTSVALRDALLAVSIPFIEVHLSNVHKREPFRHHSYFSDVAVGVICGLGASGYRLALEAALEQLELQAKRP; via the coding sequence ATGGCGACTTTCCTGGTTCTACACGGCCCCAACCTGAACCTGCTCGGCACCCGCGAGCCGGGCGTTTACGGCGCGACCACCCTGGCGCAAATCAATCAGGATCTGGAACAAAGGGCCCGTGATGCGGGGCACCATCTGCTCTACCTGCAAAGCAATGCCGAGTATGAATTGATCGACCGGGTCCACGCCGCCCGCAATGAAGGTGTGGACTTTATCCTGATCAACCCGGCTGCTTTTACCCACACCAGCGTGGCATTACGTGACGCGCTGCTGGCGGTGAGCATCCCATTCATCGAAGTGCATTTGTCTAACGTGCACAAACGCGAACCTTTCCGCCATCACTCCTACTTCTCCGACGTTGCGGTAGGTGTGATCTGCGGCCTTGGCGCCAGCGGTTATCGACTGGCCTTGGAGGCCGCCCTGGAACAGCTTGAATTACAAGCTAAACGCCCCTGA
- a CDS encoding protein-disulfide reductase DsbD: MRRLFLLLCLLFAVPAMGAGLLDNRPSATLGAINNSSDFLPVREAFKLNLINSTPETIKLRFVPTEGYYLYRHKFGFKTEPTDIALGTAHLPPGEAKHDEYFGNVEVYHGILDVDIPRPANDSRPFTLVVTYQGCADKGLCYPPETERLNIEGTAAPATGQPEKSWSWRELALFFLAGIGLTFTPCVLPMLPILSGVVLRGQVGGLRGFSLSLAYVLPMAACFALLGALMGMFGAQLNLQARLQSVWVLVPFAVFFGIFALAMFGVFELKLPQAISNRLDRVANRTQGGSLWGAAVLGVVSSLLVSPCVSAPLAGALLYISASGDALGGGLKLFALGLGMGAPLLLVATGGAAWLPKSGPWLVSVKNAIGVLLLGLAIGLLSRVLPGSVTLLLIGLLAVGVSLFLGTLEFVYKAPRQRLAQLLGLLLLVYGLACWYGALSGQSDPFSPIGHSQPATAAVTAPAQATGQWLTVSTPAELDSALAQAKAAGQPLLLDWYADWCISCKVIEHEVLNNPRVLELLKGYRLVRFDITASNAEQRGLLDQYKLFGPPALMFFGKNGTEKSDQRVIGEINAADFAERVANANDQI, translated from the coding sequence ATGCGCCGCCTGTTTTTGCTCCTGTGTTTGCTGTTTGCCGTGCCTGCCATGGGTGCGGGTTTGCTGGATAACCGGCCCAGCGCAACCTTGGGCGCGATCAATAACAGCAGCGATTTTTTGCCGGTGCGCGAAGCGTTCAAGCTGAACCTGATCAACAGCACCCCCGAGACGATCAAGCTGCGCTTTGTGCCCACCGAAGGCTATTACCTGTATCGGCACAAATTCGGCTTCAAGACCGAGCCCACTGACATCGCCCTGGGTACCGCGCATCTGCCTCCCGGTGAAGCAAAACACGATGAGTACTTTGGCAACGTCGAGGTCTATCACGGCATTCTCGATGTGGATATCCCTCGCCCGGCCAACGATTCGCGCCCTTTCACGCTGGTAGTTACCTACCAGGGTTGCGCCGACAAGGGCCTGTGCTACCCGCCTGAAACCGAGCGACTGAACATCGAGGGCACCGCAGCCCCAGCCACCGGCCAACCCGAAAAATCGTGGAGCTGGCGCGAACTGGCGCTGTTTTTCCTCGCAGGCATTGGCCTGACGTTCACCCCCTGCGTACTACCCATGCTGCCGATTCTGTCGGGCGTGGTATTGCGCGGCCAGGTGGGCGGCCTGCGCGGTTTCAGCCTGTCGCTGGCCTACGTGCTGCCGATGGCGGCGTGCTTTGCGTTGCTGGGCGCACTGATGGGCATGTTCGGGGCTCAACTCAATCTGCAGGCGCGCCTGCAATCGGTATGGGTCCTGGTACCGTTCGCGGTGTTCTTCGGGATTTTTGCACTGGCCATGTTTGGTGTGTTCGAGCTGAAGTTGCCGCAAGCCATCAGCAACCGCCTCGACCGCGTCGCCAATCGCACCCAGGGCGGCTCGCTATGGGGCGCCGCCGTACTGGGGGTGGTCTCCAGCCTGCTGGTATCACCCTGCGTGTCCGCACCGCTGGCCGGAGCCTTGCTCTACATCAGTGCCAGTGGCGATGCGCTGGGCGGCGGCTTGAAGCTGTTCGCCCTCGGCCTGGGCATGGGCGCGCCGCTGTTGCTCGTCGCCACCGGTGGCGCGGCCTGGCTGCCGAAAAGCGGCCCGTGGCTGGTCAGCGTGAAAAACGCCATCGGCGTGTTGCTGCTCGGCCTGGCTATCGGCCTGCTCAGCCGCGTGCTGCCGGGATCGGTGACGCTGCTGTTGATCGGCTTGCTGGCAGTAGGCGTGAGCCTGTTCCTGGGCACCCTGGAGTTCGTCTACAAGGCCCCGCGCCAGCGACTGGCGCAACTGCTGGGGCTGCTTTTGCTGGTCTACGGGCTGGCCTGCTGGTACGGCGCCCTGAGCGGTCAAAGCGATCCGTTTAGCCCCATCGGCCACTCGCAGCCCGCCACTGCGGCCGTGACCGCCCCCGCGCAAGCGACCGGCCAATGGCTCACCGTCAGCACCCCGGCCGAGCTGGACAGTGCGCTGGCCCAGGCCAAGGCTGCCGGCCAGCCACTGTTACTGGACTGGTACGCCGACTGGTGCATCAGCTGCAAAGTGATCGAACACGAAGTGCTGAACAACCCCCGTGTACTTGAGCTGCTCAAGGGTTACCGGCTGGTGCGCTTCGATATCACCGCCAGCAATGCCGAGCAACGCGGCCTGCTCGATCAGTACAAATTGTTCGGCCCGCCAGCGCTGATGTTCTTTGGCAAAAACGGCACCGAAAAAAGTGACCAGCGGGTCATTGGCGAGATCAATGCAGCAGACTTCGCCGAACGTGTCGCCAACGCGAATGACCAGATCTAG
- the accB gene encoding acetyl-CoA carboxylase biotin carboxyl carrier protein → MDIRKVKKLIELLEESGIDELEIKEGEESVRISRHSKTPAQQFYAPAPMQAPAAAPVAAAPVATVTEAPAAPKLNGFVVKSPMVGTFYRTPAPTSPAFVEVGQTVKVGDTICIVEAMKMMNHITAEKAGVIESILVENGQPVEFDQPLFTIV, encoded by the coding sequence ATGGATATCCGTAAAGTTAAGAAACTGATCGAGCTGCTGGAAGAGTCCGGCATCGACGAGCTGGAAATCAAAGAAGGCGAAGAGTCCGTACGCATCAGTCGCCACAGCAAGACTCCAGCGCAACAGTTCTACGCGCCGGCTCCAATGCAAGCGCCTGCCGCTGCTCCAGTTGCTGCCGCTCCGGTTGCCACTGTGACCGAAGCGCCTGCTGCTCCGAAACTGAACGGTTTTGTGGTCAAGTCGCCAATGGTCGGTACGTTCTACCGCACCCCGGCACCGACTTCGCCTGCCTTCGTTGAAGTTGGCCAGACCGTTAAGGTCGGCGACACCATTTGCATCGTTGAAGCGATGAAAATGATGAACCACATCACGGCCGAAAAAGCCGGTGTTATCGAATCCATCCTGGTAGAAA